One Phaseolus vulgaris cultivar G19833 chromosome 4, P. vulgaris v2.0, whole genome shotgun sequence DNA window includes the following coding sequences:
- the LOC137837618 gene encoding mitotic checkpoint protein BUB3.3 isoform X2, which produces MKDDWLELELEKGIEDAISRTRFAPHSNNLLISSWDSSLRLYDVDASLLRLQAPSQAPLLDCCFQNDVVAFAVATDGLVRRYNLHSGLVDTVGGHDDMATCIEYSSETCQLLTSGFDKKLLLWDTHMEKASSCLRSLDAVVDSMSVSGFNLVVSIGASVHVYDLRNFDKPVQSKEAFNGTHIRCVRSVPNAKGFAVGSVDGRVSLQISYPLSSEDIEYTFRCFPKSKDRHYLVSANDIAFSPLVSGVFVTGDNEGYVIMWDAGSKRRLVELPRFSNSIASLSYNHAGKLLAVASSYTYQEANEIENSPRIFIYKTDNIDTGSISARRQT; this is translated from the exons ATGAAGGACGATTGGTTAGAGTTGGAGTTAGAGAAGGGAATAGAGGATGCAATTTCTCGAACACGATTCGCACCACACTCTAACAACCTTCTCATATCTTCATGGGATTCT AGTCTTCGCCTCTACGACGTTGACGCATCGCTCCTCAGACTCCAAGCTCCTTCGCAAGCTCCTCTTCTCGACTGTTGCTTCCAGAACGACGTCGTTGCTTTTGCCGTCGCCACCGATGGATTAGTCCGAAG GTATAACTTGCATTCTGGACTTGTCGATACAGTGGGTGGTCACGATGATATGGCAACGTGTATTGAATATTCCAGTGAAACTT GTCAGTTGCTCACATCTGGATTTGACAAGAAGTTATTGTTATGGGACACACATATGGAAAAGGCTTCTTCGTGTTTGAGAAGTCTGGATGCAGTGGTTGACTCCATGTCTGTCTCTGGGTTTAATCTTGTTGTATCCATTGGAGCATCAGTGCATGTTTATGACTTACGTAACTTTGACAAACCAGTTCAGTCAAAGGAAGCATTCAATGGAACACACATAAGATGTGTCAGGTCAGTTCCAAATGCAAAAG GGTTTGCAGTTGGGTCTGTAGATGGACGAGTATCACTGCAGATTTCCTATCCACTCAGTTCAGAAGACATTGA ATATACATTCCGGTGTTTTCCAAAATCAAAGGATCGACATTACCTTGTATCAGCGAATGACATTGCATTCAGTCCACT TGTAAGTGGTGTTTTTGTCACTGGTGACAATGAAGGTTATGTTATCATGTGGGATGCTGGAAGTAAGAGAAGACTAGTTGAG TTGCCGAGGTTCTCAAATAGTATTGCATCATTATCGTACAACCACGCGGGAAAGCTTCTGGCTGTAGCATCAAGCTATACTTACCAAGAAGCAAATGAAAT AGAAAATTCTCCTCGTATATTCATCTATAAAACGGACAACATAGACACTGGATCAATTTCTGCTCGAAGGCAAACTTAA
- the LOC137837618 gene encoding mitotic checkpoint protein BUB3.3 isoform X1 has translation MKDDWLELELEKGIEDAISRTRFAPHSNNLLISSWDSSLRLYDVDASLLRLQAPSQAPLLDCCFQNDVVAFAVATDGLVRRYNLHSGLVDTVGGHDDMATCIEYSSETCQLLTSGFDKKLLLWDTHMEKASSCLRSLDAVVDSMSVSGFNLVVSIGASVHVYDLRNFDKPVQSKEAFNGTHIRCVRSVPNAKGNKSDAHAGFAVGSVDGRVSLQISYPLSSEDIEYTFRCFPKSKDRHYLVSANDIAFSPLVSGVFVTGDNEGYVIMWDAGSKRRLVELPRFSNSIASLSYNHAGKLLAVASSYTYQEANEIENSPRIFIYKTDNIDTGSISARRQT, from the exons ATGAAGGACGATTGGTTAGAGTTGGAGTTAGAGAAGGGAATAGAGGATGCAATTTCTCGAACACGATTCGCACCACACTCTAACAACCTTCTCATATCTTCATGGGATTCT AGTCTTCGCCTCTACGACGTTGACGCATCGCTCCTCAGACTCCAAGCTCCTTCGCAAGCTCCTCTTCTCGACTGTTGCTTCCAGAACGACGTCGTTGCTTTTGCCGTCGCCACCGATGGATTAGTCCGAAG GTATAACTTGCATTCTGGACTTGTCGATACAGTGGGTGGTCACGATGATATGGCAACGTGTATTGAATATTCCAGTGAAACTT GTCAGTTGCTCACATCTGGATTTGACAAGAAGTTATTGTTATGGGACACACATATGGAAAAGGCTTCTTCGTGTTTGAGAAGTCTGGATGCAGTGGTTGACTCCATGTCTGTCTCTGGGTTTAATCTTGTTGTATCCATTGGAGCATCAGTGCATGTTTATGACTTACGTAACTTTGACAAACCAGTTCAGTCAAAGGAAGCATTCAATGGAACACACATAAGATGTGTCAGGTCAGTTCCAAATGCAAAAG GCAATAAATCAGATGCTCATGCAGGGTTTGCAGTTGGGTCTGTAGATGGACGAGTATCACTGCAGATTTCCTATCCACTCAGTTCAGAAGACATTGA ATATACATTCCGGTGTTTTCCAAAATCAAAGGATCGACATTACCTTGTATCAGCGAATGACATTGCATTCAGTCCACT TGTAAGTGGTGTTTTTGTCACTGGTGACAATGAAGGTTATGTTATCATGTGGGATGCTGGAAGTAAGAGAAGACTAGTTGAG TTGCCGAGGTTCTCAAATAGTATTGCATCATTATCGTACAACCACGCGGGAAAGCTTCTGGCTGTAGCATCAAGCTATACTTACCAAGAAGCAAATGAAAT AGAAAATTCTCCTCGTATATTCATCTATAAAACGGACAACATAGACACTGGATCAATTTCTGCTCGAAGGCAAACTTAA